In the Opitutia bacterium genome, one interval contains:
- a CDS encoding DUF3995 domain-containing protein, with amino-acid sequence MQFVAILLATVFALIAGLHIFWGLGGRWGGSAAVPKLADGQPLFVPGIAACFVVASGLGAFAFVCLSHAGLTSWPFSRLSSGHALWVMAAIFLARTVGDFRYFGLARRVTGTDFARLDRIFYTPLCAGLSLMLAWLAAR; translated from the coding sequence ATGCAATTCGTCGCCATATTGCTAGCCACTGTGTTCGCGCTCATCGCCGGACTCCACATTTTCTGGGGCTTGGGCGGTCGCTGGGGCGGCAGCGCGGCCGTGCCTAAACTCGCGGACGGCCAGCCTCTCTTTGTCCCCGGCATCGCCGCGTGCTTCGTGGTGGCGTCAGGCCTGGGTGCGTTCGCCTTCGTCTGTCTTTCTCACGCCGGCCTCACCAGTTGGCCGTTCTCCCGACTCTCAAGTGGCCACGCGCTATGGGTGATGGCCGCAATCTTTCTCGCCCGCACCGTAGGCGATTTCCGCTACTTCGGGCTGGCGCGCCGGGTGACAGGGACGGATTTCGCCCGGCTCGATCGGATTTTCTACACACCGCTCTGCGCGGGACTTTCGCTGATGTTGGCGTGGCTCGCAGCGCGCTGA
- a CDS encoding UvrB/UvrC motif-containing protein — protein MANSLKCDLCSKPATVHLTQIVNNKIHKVDLCEACAQAKGVTDPSGFSLADLLLKASLNPEPRGDLRCEVCGFTQQDFKKTGRFGCPACYEAFAETLEPVLDSMHKGTSHVGKIPQKAIERKSLYERLTQLETELDQAIKSERYEDAARYRDEITQVRQAVGKKARAQN, from the coding sequence ATGGCCAATTCCCTCAAGTGCGACCTGTGCTCGAAGCCTGCCACGGTCCATCTCACTCAGATCGTCAACAACAAGATCCACAAAGTTGACCTGTGCGAGGCGTGTGCCCAGGCGAAGGGCGTGACCGATCCCAGCGGGTTCTCGCTGGCCGACCTTCTCTTGAAGGCTTCGCTGAATCCCGAGCCGCGCGGCGACCTGCGCTGCGAGGTGTGCGGGTTCACCCAGCAGGACTTCAAGAAGACCGGCCGTTTCGGCTGTCCGGCGTGCTACGAAGCGTTTGCCGAGACGCTCGAGCCGGTGCTCGACAGCATGCACAAGGGCACGTCGCACGTCGGCAAGATCCCGCAGAAAGCCATCGAGCGCAAATCCCTCTACGAACGCCTCACGCAGCTCGAGACCGAGCTCGATCAGGCGATCAAATCCGAGCGTTACGAAGACGCCGCGCGTTACCGCGATGAGATCACGCAAGTCCGCCAAGCCGTCGGCAAAAAGGCCCGCGCGCAAAACTGA
- a CDS encoding biopolymer transporter ExbD, producing MSGLYQRRRKRPEMNLVPLIDVLVMLIFFAFVTMQFRSVATMNLTLPKVETAGKSELKDSITIAITKEGEFTFQTGARSRKVSIEELEKLVNELGGISKDVTVLIRSDENTPLRHITGAMDICRKNGLNKIRLQSR from the coding sequence ATGAGCGGCCTCTACCAGCGCCGGCGCAAGCGGCCCGAGATGAACCTCGTGCCGTTGATCGACGTGCTCGTCATGTTGATCTTCTTCGCGTTCGTCACGATGCAGTTTCGCTCGGTGGCGACGATGAACCTGACACTCCCCAAGGTGGAAACCGCCGGCAAGAGCGAGCTCAAGGACTCGATTACCATCGCAATCACCAAAGAGGGCGAATTCACCTTTCAGACCGGCGCCCGCAGCCGGAAGGTTTCGATCGAGGAACTCGAGAAACTCGTGAACGAACTCGGCGGCATCAGCAAGGACGTGACCGTCTTGATTCGCTCCGACGAAAACACGCCGCTGCGCCACATCACCGGCGCGATGGACATCTGCCGCAAGAACGGCCTGAACAAGATCCGGCTGCAGTCGCGCTGA
- a CDS encoding SDR family oxidoreductase, whose translation MGKFIVITGVTKGLGRALAEWYIANGHTVAGCGRSAEILDLRFTHPAPHDFSVVDVADETKVSIWAAKLCGPDVAPDVLICNAAVMNQPAPLWKVPAQEFNRLIDINVKGVATVIRHFAPPMIARGSGTIVTLSSGWGRSTSPDVAPYCASKFAIEGLTQALAQELPKGMAAVPLNPGVIDTDMLRQAWADGASSYVKPDEWAKTAAPFILQLGPKDNGRPATVPRYAHE comes from the coding sequence ATGGGGAAATTCATCGTCATCACCGGGGTCACGAAGGGACTCGGGCGCGCGCTCGCCGAGTGGTATATCGCCAATGGCCACACCGTCGCCGGCTGCGGTCGCAGCGCGGAGATTCTCGACCTGCGCTTCACGCACCCCGCGCCGCACGATTTCTCGGTCGTCGATGTCGCCGATGAAACCAAGGTCTCGATTTGGGCGGCCAAGCTTTGCGGGCCCGACGTCGCGCCCGACGTTCTCATCTGCAATGCCGCCGTGATGAACCAGCCTGCGCCCCTTTGGAAGGTGCCGGCGCAGGAGTTCAACCGACTCATCGACATCAACGTCAAAGGCGTGGCCACGGTGATCCGCCACTTTGCGCCGCCGATGATCGCGCGCGGCAGCGGCACGATCGTGACGCTTAGCTCCGGCTGGGGCCGCAGCACTTCGCCCGACGTCGCGCCGTATTGCGCGTCCAAGTTCGCGATCGAAGGACTCACGCAAGCGCTCGCGCAGGAGTTGCCGAAAGGCATGGCCGCCGTGCCGCTGAATCCGGGCGTGATCGACACGGACATGCTCCGGCAGGCGTGGGCTGACGGCGCAAGCAGCTACGTGAAGCCCGACGAGTGGGCGAAGACCGCCGCACCGTTCATTCTGCAACTCGGCCCCAAGGACAACGGCCGTCCCGCCACCGTCCCGCGCTACGCGCACGAGTGA
- a CDS encoding MotA/TolQ/ExbB proton channel family protein → MFDVFRGAGLLIYPLALCSIAAVFIICERIYSLRKAAVLPDDLVDAVFQNKAYAGGKHSVLARVLDYASQHKDDPDAVKAFARLEINRMERGIPYLDVIYAAAPLIGLTGTVTGLLQVFSQISPETGLPDPVAFTKGVALALSATVIGLSIAIPSLVGAGYLQRKVENYAVQIDVILERVLSRNRQS, encoded by the coding sequence ATGTTTGACGTCTTCCGGGGCGCAGGCCTCCTGATCTATCCACTGGCTCTTTGCTCGATCGCCGCAGTGTTCATCATCTGCGAACGCATCTACTCCCTCCGCAAGGCGGCTGTTCTCCCGGACGACTTGGTCGACGCCGTCTTCCAGAATAAGGCTTACGCCGGAGGCAAACACTCGGTGCTCGCCCGCGTGCTCGACTACGCCAGCCAGCATAAGGACGACCCGGACGCGGTGAAGGCCTTCGCCCGCCTCGAGATCAACCGCATGGAGCGGGGCATCCCGTATCTCGACGTCATCTACGCCGCCGCGCCGCTCATCGGCCTCACCGGCACGGTGACCGGCCTGCTCCAGGTCTTCTCGCAAATCTCCCCCGAAACCGGCCTGCCTGACCCGGTCGCCTTCACGAAGGGCGTTGCGCTCGCGCTCTCCGCCACGGTCATCGGTCTCTCCATCGCGATCCCGTCGCTCGTCGGCGCGGGTTACTTGCAGCGCAAGGTGGAAAATTACGCCGTGCAGATCGACGTGATTCTCGAGCGCGTGCTCAGCCGCAATCGTCAGTCATGA
- a CDS encoding protein arginine kinase has translation MKINDLIAAPSELTDTSASKSAVVLMTRIRLARNLARMPFPGWAKESQRREVLGACLQAVSSLPQMKRGLAVGVEDLTELERQILVERHLISRELSHAKAGAGMVISRDQSCVVMINEEDHLRIQVLRAGFSFKKVWNTIDALDTELEEHLDYAFNPQLGYLTACPTNLGTAIRASTMMHLPALVISGQMEKVVRAVNQLGMAVRGLFGEGSDASGSIFQISNQTTLGETEEDIIKHLTGVLNTIIEQELNAREKLLEGEQTKLFDKIGRAYGILQHGFLLNSGEAMNLLSLIRLGIDLGIFPDTQRAIVDRLLIECQPGHIQNSVKESVEAGQRDVMRGQLLRAEFAKVPGPDFSNATK, from the coding sequence ATGAAGATCAACGATCTCATCGCCGCGCCTTCCGAGTTGACCGACACGTCGGCCAGCAAGAGCGCCGTCGTGCTCATGACGCGCATCCGCTTGGCGCGAAATCTCGCACGCATGCCTTTCCCCGGCTGGGCCAAGGAATCGCAGCGGCGCGAAGTCCTCGGCGCTTGCCTGCAGGCCGTGTCTTCGCTCCCGCAGATGAAGCGCGGGCTCGCGGTCGGCGTCGAGGATCTCACCGAACTCGAGCGCCAGATTTTGGTCGAGCGCCACTTGATCAGCCGCGAACTCAGCCACGCCAAGGCGGGCGCCGGGATGGTGATCAGTCGCGACCAGTCGTGCGTCGTGATGATCAACGAAGAGGATCACCTCCGCATTCAGGTGCTGCGCGCCGGTTTCTCGTTCAAGAAGGTCTGGAACACCATCGACGCCCTCGACACCGAACTCGAAGAGCATCTCGACTACGCCTTCAACCCGCAGCTCGGCTACCTCACCGCGTGCCCGACGAACCTCGGCACGGCGATTCGCGCGTCGACGATGATGCACCTGCCGGCTCTCGTGATTTCCGGCCAGATGGAAAAAGTCGTGCGCGCCGTCAACCAGCTCGGCATGGCCGTTCGCGGCCTGTTCGGCGAAGGCTCCGACGCCAGCGGCTCGATCTTCCAGATTTCCAACCAGACCACGCTCGGCGAAACCGAAGAGGACATCATCAAGCATCTCACCGGTGTGCTGAACACGATCATCGAGCAGGAGCTGAACGCCCGGGAAAAACTCCTCGAAGGCGAGCAGACGAAACTCTTCGACAAGATTGGCCGCGCCTACGGCATCCTCCAGCATGGCTTCCTGCTCAACTCCGGCGAGGCGATGAACCTCCTCTCGCTTATCCGCCTCGGCATCGACCTCGGCATCTTCCCGGACACGCAGCGCGCGATCGTCGACCGTCTCCTCATCGAGTGCCAGCCGGGGCACATTCAGAACTCCGTCAAAGAATCCGTCGAGGCCGGCCAGCGCGACGTCATGCGCGGCCAGTTGCTCCGCGCGGAATTTGCCAAAGTGCCCGGTCCGGACTTCAGTAACGCCACCAAGTAA
- a CDS encoding ATP-dependent Clp protease ATP-binding subunit, producing the protein MEPMNNFTPRAQQVLALARKEADRFHHNYVGTEHLLLGLIKLGQGVAVSVLQKMGLDLETVRGEVEKQVGTGQETKTPASSIPYTPRVKKVLALAGKEAKALNHSYVGTEHILLGLLREGEGVAARVLKSLDIDIERTRNEILRELDPQFSAGQGGEGGAGGAGAAGAGGSGGGEEPASSRSSPEDKKEVKTPALKAFGRDLTELARKGEMDPVVGRKNEIRRVIQILCRRTKNNPVLVGEAGVGKTAIVEGLAQEIAKGNVPEILADKKVVTLDLALMVAGTKYRGQFEERIKAVMDEIKRSKNVIIFIDELHTIVGAGAAEGAMDASNIFKPALSRGELQCIGATTLNEYRKYIEKDSALDRRFQSVKVEPPSVDDTIIILKGIRGKYEEHHKATFTDKAVEAAAKLSDRYITGRFLPDKAIDVLDEAGSRARIGALVRPPEIEGMTKEIDDVCSQKEQAIAAQHFEEAAKYRDKEKQLRSKQEQMVEDWKKVRDEKRVIIDEEMMAQVVSDWTGIPLSRLEKKESEKLLVLEQELQKVIVGQDPATVAIARALRRSRADLKDPRRPIGSFMFLGPTGVGKTELAKQLAAQIFGSQDAIVQIDMSEYMEKFSVSRLIGSPPGYVGYEEGGQLTEAVRRRPYSVVLFDEIEKAHPDVVQLMLQILEDGRLTDSLGRTVDFRNTIILMTTNVGAKLIQNQTTMGFAAAAKSDFHDQDKLKEKVLEEAKRVFKPEFLNRINDLVVFKPLGKEELIKIVEIEVAKVGKRLAARHILLEFSPESKLLLIEKGYDEKYGARPLRRAVEHYLEDPLAEALLRGDVKEGDPILVVRNGDKLEFKQKTPTADTGVSS; encoded by the coding sequence ATGGAACCCATGAACAATTTCACGCCACGCGCGCAGCAAGTGCTCGCGCTGGCTCGCAAGGAGGCCGACCGCTTCCACCACAACTACGTCGGAACGGAGCACCTCTTGCTGGGCCTCATCAAGCTCGGCCAGGGCGTCGCCGTGAGCGTGTTGCAGAAGATGGGCCTCGATCTCGAAACCGTCCGCGGTGAGGTCGAGAAACAGGTCGGCACCGGCCAGGAAACCAAGACCCCGGCCAGCAGCATTCCCTACACGCCGCGCGTGAAGAAGGTCCTTGCGCTCGCCGGCAAGGAGGCGAAGGCCCTCAATCATTCCTACGTCGGCACCGAGCACATCCTCCTCGGCCTTCTTCGTGAAGGCGAGGGCGTGGCCGCCCGCGTGTTGAAGTCGCTCGACATCGACATCGAGCGCACCCGCAACGAAATCCTCCGCGAACTCGACCCGCAGTTCTCCGCCGGCCAGGGCGGCGAGGGTGGGGCAGGCGGCGCGGGCGCAGCGGGCGCCGGTGGCAGCGGCGGCGGCGAAGAGCCGGCGTCCTCGCGCTCCAGCCCGGAAGACAAGAAGGAGGTCAAGACGCCCGCGCTCAAGGCGTTCGGTCGCGATCTCACGGAGCTCGCTCGCAAGGGCGAGATGGACCCAGTCGTGGGCCGCAAGAACGAGATCCGTCGCGTCATTCAGATTCTCTGCCGCCGCACCAAGAACAACCCGGTGCTCGTCGGCGAAGCCGGCGTCGGCAAGACCGCCATCGTCGAAGGACTCGCGCAGGAAATCGCCAAGGGCAACGTCCCCGAGATCCTCGCCGACAAGAAGGTCGTCACGCTCGACCTCGCCCTCATGGTCGCCGGCACGAAATACCGCGGCCAGTTCGAAGAGCGCATCAAGGCCGTCATGGACGAGATCAAGCGTTCCAAGAACGTGATCATCTTCATCGACGAATTGCACACGATCGTCGGTGCCGGCGCCGCGGAAGGCGCGATGGACGCGTCGAACATCTTCAAGCCCGCGCTCTCGCGCGGCGAGTTGCAGTGCATCGGTGCGACGACGCTCAACGAGTATCGCAAATACATCGAGAAGGACTCCGCCCTCGACCGCCGCTTCCAGAGCGTGAAGGTCGAGCCGCCGTCCGTCGACGACACGATCATCATCCTCAAAGGCATCCGCGGAAAATACGAGGAGCACCACAAGGCGACCTTCACCGACAAGGCCGTCGAGGCCGCCGCCAAGCTCTCCGACCGCTACATCACCGGCCGTTTCCTGCCCGACAAGGCCATCGACGTGCTCGACGAGGCCGGCTCGCGCGCCCGCATCGGCGCGCTCGTGCGTCCGCCCGAGATCGAGGGCATGACCAAGGAAATCGACGACGTTTGCTCGCAGAAGGAGCAGGCGATCGCCGCCCAGCACTTCGAGGAGGCCGCGAAGTATCGCGACAAGGAGAAGCAACTCCGCTCCAAGCAGGAGCAGATGGTCGAGGACTGGAAGAAGGTCCGCGACGAGAAGCGCGTCATCATCGACGAGGAAATGATGGCCCAGGTCGTCTCCGACTGGACCGGCATTCCGCTCAGCCGCCTCGAGAAGAAGGAGAGCGAGAAGCTGCTCGTCCTCGAACAGGAGCTCCAAAAGGTGATCGTCGGTCAGGATCCCGCCACCGTCGCGATCGCGCGCGCCCTGCGCCGCAGCCGCGCCGACCTCAAGGATCCGCGTCGCCCGATCGGCTCGTTCATGTTCCTCGGCCCGACCGGCGTCGGCAAAACCGAACTCGCGAAGCAACTCGCGGCGCAGATCTTCGGCTCGCAGGACGCGATCGTGCAGATCGACATGTCCGAATACATGGAGAAGTTCTCCGTCTCGCGCCTCATCGGCTCGCCTCCGGGCTATGTTGGTTACGAGGAAGGCGGCCAGCTCACCGAGGCCGTCCGCCGCCGCCCGTATTCCGTCGTGCTCTTCGACGAAATCGAGAAGGCGCACCCGGACGTCGTGCAGCTGATGTTGCAGATCCTCGAAGACGGCCGCCTGACCGACTCGCTCGGCCGCACCGTCGACTTCCGCAATACGATCATCCTCATGACGACGAACGTCGGCGCGAAGCTGATCCAGAATCAGACGACGATGGGCTTCGCCGCCGCGGCGAAATCGGACTTCCACGATCAGGACAAGCTGAAGGAAAAGGTGCTCGAGGAGGCCAAGCGCGTCTTCAAGCCCGAGTTCCTCAACCGCATCAACGACCTCGTGGTCTTCAAGCCGCTCGGCAAGGAGGAGCTGATCAAGATCGTGGAGATCGAAGTCGCGAAGGTCGGCAAGCGTCTCGCGGCGCGCCACATCCTGCTCGAGTTCTCGCCCGAGTCGAAGCTCCTGCTCATCGAGAAGGGCTACGACGAGAAATACGGCGCGCGTCCGCTGCGCCGCGCGGTCGAACACTACCTCGAGGATCCTCTCGCCGAGGCCCTGCTCCGCGGGGACGTGAAGGAAGGCGACCCGATCCTCGTCGTGCGCAACGGCGACAAGCTCGAGTTCAAACAGAAGACGCCCACGGCCGATACCGGCGTCTCGTCCTAA
- a CDS encoding DPP IV N-terminal domain-containing protein encodes MRFLLPHALAVALLATSIRAEEDPSLAYFRDLAETRNYTLGRPVSPKLTPDGEHVVFLRAQSRNPTLRLYEFTVATGEERELLSPEQILAGGEEKLTAEEKARRERQRQSLRGFTSFEMSRDGAQLLVVLSGKLYVVNRATQKFTELPGKNWIDPRFSPDGKSVAAAKERELFVIDLATNRERQLTAGATDLISHGVSEFVAQEEMKRDEGYWWSPDSATLLYQETDESAVETRYIANALHPEEKPTSFAYPKAGSPNAKVRLGLMPVAGGATTWVRWDAERYPYLARVNWSNPRAPLTILVQNREQTEQVLLAVDPHTGATNELLKETDTAWLNLDYDSDVPLWAKDGSRFLWTTERRGAWQVELRDASGKLVRELTPASFTFRGLVGLDEAAGHVFVKGSLDAREVHLWRFPLAGGPGSQLTREAGHHNAVIGTGGTRLVHTYDRFNGAYGAQVIDANGQPLAMLRSVAEALPRRPTTELTKAKSAPEFDAAITRPRNYEAGKKYPVILSVYAGPTAKRVNAVVRDYLPDQWTADQGYIVVRLDGRGTPWKGRDWERVIKGNFIDTALNDQIAGLTALAGQYPELDLARVGVTGWSFGGYFSAMATIRRPDFFRAGVAGAPVITWENYDTHYTERYLGLPQSAPDAYRVSNVTTYANELRRPLMLIHGLTDDNVYFQHTLQLADALFMAGKSYELLPMLGTHMVSDPVVKLRQQQRIIEFFNLNLKGAP; translated from the coding sequence ATGCGCTTCCTGCTGCCCCACGCATTGGCCGTCGCATTGCTCGCGACCTCCATCCGCGCCGAAGAAGACCCCAGTCTCGCCTACTTCCGCGATCTCGCCGAGACACGGAACTACACGCTCGGTCGCCCCGTCTCGCCCAAGCTGACTCCGGATGGTGAACACGTCGTCTTCCTCCGCGCCCAATCGCGCAATCCCACGCTGCGCCTTTACGAGTTCACCGTCGCCACCGGCGAAGAACGCGAGCTGCTTTCGCCGGAGCAGATTCTCGCCGGCGGCGAAGAGAAGCTCACCGCCGAGGAGAAAGCGCGACGCGAGCGCCAGCGGCAAAGCCTGCGCGGCTTCACGTCCTTCGAGATGTCGCGCGACGGCGCGCAACTGCTCGTCGTCCTCTCCGGCAAGCTCTACGTCGTGAACCGCGCCACCCAGAAGTTCACCGAGTTGCCGGGCAAGAACTGGATCGATCCGCGCTTCTCGCCCGATGGCAAATCCGTCGCCGCCGCCAAAGAGCGCGAGCTCTTCGTCATCGACCTCGCAACCAACCGCGAGCGCCAGCTCACGGCCGGCGCGACCGACCTCATCAGCCACGGCGTCTCCGAATTTGTCGCGCAGGAAGAAATGAAACGCGACGAGGGTTACTGGTGGTCGCCCGATTCCGCGACGTTGCTCTATCAGGAAACCGACGAGAGCGCCGTTGAAACGCGCTACATCGCCAACGCGCTTCACCCCGAGGAGAAACCGACGAGCTTCGCTTACCCGAAAGCCGGTTCGCCCAACGCCAAGGTTCGCCTCGGTCTCATGCCCGTCGCCGGCGGCGCCACGACGTGGGTGCGATGGGACGCCGAACGCTATCCCTACCTGGCGCGCGTCAATTGGTCGAATCCCCGCGCGCCGCTCACGATCCTCGTGCAGAACCGCGAGCAGACCGAGCAGGTTCTCCTCGCGGTCGATCCGCACACGGGCGCGACAAACGAACTGCTGAAGGAAACCGACACGGCCTGGCTGAATCTCGACTACGACAGCGATGTTCCCCTCTGGGCGAAGGACGGCTCGCGCTTCCTCTGGACGACCGAGCGACGTGGCGCGTGGCAAGTCGAGTTGCGCGACGCCTCTGGCAAACTCGTGCGCGAGCTCACGCCTGCGAGCTTCACCTTCCGCGGCCTCGTGGGCCTCGACGAGGCCGCCGGCCACGTGTTCGTGAAGGGCAGCCTCGACGCGCGTGAGGTTCACCTCTGGCGTTTCCCGCTCGCCGGTGGACCAGGCTCGCAGCTGACCCGCGAAGCCGGACACCACAATGCCGTGATCGGCACCGGCGGCACGCGGCTCGTGCATACTTACGACCGCTTCAACGGCGCCTACGGCGCGCAGGTCATCGACGCCAATGGCCAGCCGCTCGCGATGCTCCGCAGCGTCGCCGAAGCGCTGCCCCGCCGGCCCACGACCGAACTCACGAAAGCCAAAAGTGCGCCCGAGTTCGACGCCGCCATTACGCGGCCCCGGAACTACGAGGCTGGAAAGAAATACCCGGTCATCCTTTCCGTTTACGCGGGCCCGACCGCCAAGCGCGTCAACGCCGTCGTGCGCGACTACCTTCCCGATCAGTGGACGGCCGACCAAGGCTACATCGTCGTGCGCCTCGACGGTCGCGGCACGCCGTGGAAAGGCCGGGACTGGGAACGCGTGATCAAGGGCAACTTCATCGACACTGCCCTCAACGACCAAATCGCCGGCCTCACCGCCCTCGCCGGCCAATATCCGGAGCTCGATCTCGCCCGCGTCGGCGTGACCGGTTGGTCGTTCGGCGGCTATTTCAGCGCGATGGCGACGATCCGCCGGCCGGATTTCTTTCGCGCTGGCGTCGCCGGTGCGCCCGTCATCACGTGGGAAAACTACGACACGCACTACACAGAGCGTTACCTCGGTCTGCCGCAGTCCGCCCCTGACGCCTATCGCGTCAGCAACGTCACGACCTACGCCAACGAGCTGCGTCGTCCGCTGATGCTCATCCACGGCCTCACGGACGATAACGTGTATTTCCAGCACACGCTGCAACTCGCCGATGCGCTCTTCATGGCTGGCAAATCCTACGAACTGCTCCCGATGCTCGGCACGCACATGGTCAGCGACCCGGTGGTGAAGCTCCGCCAGCAGCAACGCATCATCGAGTTCTTCAACCTGAACCTGAAGGGCGCACCCTGA